GTCCGCATGGGCAAGGGCAAGGGCGCGGTCGACTATTGGGCGGCTCGGGTCAAGCCCGGCCGCGTCATGTTCGAGATCGACGGCGTTTCGGAAGAGACCGCCCGTGAAGCTCTGCGTCTCGGCGCCGCCAAGCTGTCGGTCCGCACGCGCTTCGTGCAGCGCATCGCGGAATAGGAAGGGTTTTGACCATGAAAGCTTCGGATCTCAGGACCAAGACCCCGGACCAGCTCGGCGACGATCTGGCCGCCCTCAAGAAGGAGCAGTTCAACCTGCGCTTCCAGAAGGCGACCGGCCAGCTCGAGAAGACCGGCCGCGTGAAGCAGGTCCGCAAGGACATCGCCCGCATCAAGACGATCGCCGCTGAAAAAGCGGCGGCCAAGAAGGCTTAAGGACAACAACAATGCCAAAGCGCGTATTGCAGGGCACCGTCGTCAGCGACAAGAACGACAAGACCGTCGTGGTCAAGGTCGAGCGCCGCTTCACGCACCCGGTCATGAAGAAGACGGTTCGCATGACCAAGAAGTACAAGGCGCATGACGAGAACAACCAGCACAAGGTTGGCGACGTCGTGTTCATCGAGGAATCGAAGCCGATTTCCAAGGACAAGCGCTGGGTCGTCATCACCGAGACCCAGGCGCAGTAATCGAGTTTGGACAGGCGGGGAGGGCGGAAAGCTCCTCCCGGAAAGAATAAAGAAGGCGGCCAGTCATGATTCAGATGCAAACAAACCTCGACGTCGCGGATAATTCCGGCGCCCGTCGTGTCATGTGCATCAAGGTGCTGGGCGGTTCGAAGCGGAAGTATGCTTCGGTCGGCGACATCATTGTCGTCTCGATCAAGGAAGCCATTCCGCGCGGCCGCGTGAAGAAGGGCGACGTGATGAAGGCGGTCGTGGTTCGCACGGCCAAGGACATCCGCCGCCCGGACGGCAGCGTGATCCGTTTCGACAAGAACGCGGCCGTTCTCGTCGACAACAAGAAAGAGCCAGTCGGCACCCGTATCTTCGGGCCGGTTCCGCGCGAGCTTCGCGCCAAGAACCACATGAAGATCATCTCGCTGGCGCCTGAAGTGCTGTAAGGAGCCGGAGACATGCAGAAGATCCGTAAAGGCGACAAGGTCGTCGTGCTCGCCGGCAAGGACAAGGGCCGCACCGGCGAGGTGCTGTCGGTTCAGCCGAAGGACGATACGGCGATCGTGCGTGGCGTGAACCAGATCCGCCGCCACCAGAAGCAGACGCAGAACCAGGAAGGCGGCATCATCACCAAGGAAGCGCCGATCCACCTGTCGAATCTCGCCATCGCCGATCCGAAGGACGGCAAGCCGACCCGCGTCGGTTTCCGTGTCGATGGCGACAAGAAGGTGCGCTTTGCGAAGCGCTCGGGAGAAGTGATCAATGGCTAAGGCAGCAGATTACCAGCCGCGGCTGAAGAAGGTCTACAAGGAGACCATCCGCCAGGCGCTGCAGGAGCAGTTCAAGTATGACAACGAGATGCAGATTCCGCGTCTCGACAAGATCGTGCTGAACATGGGTGTCGGCGAGGCGACGGGCGACTCGAAGAAGCCTTCGGTCGCGGCCGAGGACCTTGCGATGATCGCCGGCCAGAAGCCGGTGATCACCCGCGCACGTAAGTCGATCGCGACCTTCAAGGTCCGCGAGAACATGCCGATCGGTACCAAGGTGACGCTCCGCAAGGAGCGCATGTACGAGTTCCTGGACCGTCTGGTGAACATCGCCCTGCCGCGCGTCCGCGACTTCCGCGGGCTCAATCCGAAGAGCTTCGACGGCCGTGGCAACTACGCCATGGGCATCAAGGAGCACATCGTGTTCCCGGAGATCAACTACGACAAGGTTGATCAGATCTGGGGCATGGACATCATCGTTTGCACGACTGCGAAGACGGACGACGAAGCCCGGGCGCTGCTCAAGGCGTTCAACTTCCCGTTCCGGCAGTAACGGCGGCGATCAAGGGATTTTTGAGAAATGGCAAAGACCAGCTCAGTCGAGAAGAACAACCGCCGGCGCAAGCTGGTTGACAGCTACGCCGCGAAGCGCAAGGCGCTCAAGGACGTGGTGATGGACCAGTCGAAGTCGCTTGAGGAGCGTTTCCGCGCCCAGCTCAAGCTGAACGAACTGCCGCGCAATTCGTCCAAGACCCGCATCCGCAACCGCTGCGAAGTGACCGGCCGTCCGCGCGCCGTCTATCGCAAGCTGATGATGAGCCGCGTTGCGCTGCGCGAGCTCGGCAACAACGGCCTCATTCCGGGCCTGGTGAAGTCGAGCTGGTAAGGAGGGCATGATATGTCGATGAATGATCCTCTGGGCGATATGCTCACCCGCATCCGCAACGCCGTCGGCCGCAAGAAGTCGAAGGTTTCGACCCCGGCCTCGAAGCTGCGCGCCCGCGTGCTCGAAGTGCTGAAGTCTGAGGGCTATATCCGCGACTACAGCCAGACTGATTTCGACAACGGCAAGTCCGAGATCGAGATCGAGCTGAAATATTTCGACGGCGTGCCGGTGATCCGCGAGATCGCTCGCGTGTCGAAGCCGGGCCGTCGCGTTTATGTCGCCGCCAAGTCGATCCCGCAGGTTGCCAACGGCCTCGGCATCTCGATCCTGTCGACGCCGAAGGGCGTGATGGCGGATCACGAGGCTCGCGAGCAGAACGTCGGCGGCGAGATTCTCTGCCAGATCTTCTGATCTGCGGAGCATTGAGAAGTAGAGGACAGCAAAATGTCTCGTATTGGTAAGAAGCCCGTCGCCGTTCCGGCCGGTGTCACCGCGTCGGTGAATGGCCAGACGGTTACCGCGAAGGGTCCGAAGGGCGAGCTGAAATTCGTCGTCAACGACGAGGTTCTGGTCAAGTTGGAGAACGGCGAGATTGCCGTTGAGCCGCGCGACCAGTCGAAGACGGCCCGCTCGAAGTGGGGCATGTCCCGCACCCAGATCGTCAACATCCTGACGGGCGTGAAGGACGGCTTCGAGAGGAAGCTCGAGATCACGGGCGTCGGCTATCGTGCGGCGATGCAGGGCAAGAACCTGCAGCTTGCGCTGGGCTTCAGCCATGACGTCGTCTACCAGACGCCGGAAGGCATCACCATCGCGACCCCGAAGCCGACCGAGATCACCGTTTCCGGCATCGACAAGCAGCAGGTCGGCCAGGTCGCGGCCGAGATCCGCGAGTATCGCGGTCCCGAGCCCTACAAGGGCAAGGGCGTGCGCTACGCCGGCGAGAAGATCGTCCGCAAGGAAGGCAAGAAGAAGTAAGCCCGTCAGGGCGTTAGCCACGGAAGGCGGTCGCGGGCAGCTTGTATCGGCTGACCGCACGGTGAGAAGTCGGGCCGCCACCGTTTCACAAGGCAGAAGGAAATTGGCCATGGCCGACAAGCAGGTTGTTCAGAAGCGCGCGCAGCGTATCCGCCGTCAGTTGAAGAAGGTGGCGGGCGGTCGTCCGCGTCTTTCCGTGCATCGTTCCTCGAAGCACATCTACGCGCAGGTCATCGACGACGCGAAGGGCCACACTGTCGCGGCGGCGTCCTCGCTTGAGAAGGATCTCCGCGGCTCGCTGAAGACCGGCGCCGACACGGCCGCGGCGGCCGCCATCGGCAAGCTGGTCGCCGAGCGTGCCGTAGCCGCTGGCGTCAAGGAAGTGATATTCGATCGCGGCGCCTACATCTATCACGGCCGCGTCAAGGCGCTGGCCGATGCGGCCCGCGAGGCCGGCCTCAGCTTCTGATTTGCCTTTTCCGGCGTCGGCCTCTGAAAAGGGGCTGACATTTGGACAAGGATCGGGCAGAAGCCGCATGATTTTCGCCGCCGGCGACCCCCGAACGGGGCGCTGGCATTTCAGCAACCCGTGCTTCCGGAAAAGAACAAGGACTAGGATATGGCACAGGAACGTAGGGAAGGCGGCCGCGATCGCGAGCGCAGCCGTGACCGGGAAGAGCGCGACAGCGAGTTCGTCGACAAGCTCGTCCACATCAATCGCGTCGCCAAGGTGGTGAAGGGCGGCCGTCGCTTCGGCTTTGCCGCACTCGTCGTCGTCGGCGACCAGAAGGGCCGCGTCGGCTTCGGCCACGGCAAGGCGCGCGAAG
The window above is part of the Rhizobiaceae bacterium genome. Proteins encoded here:
- the rpmC gene encoding 50S ribosomal protein L29, with the translated sequence MKASDLRTKTPDQLGDDLAALKKEQFNLRFQKATGQLEKTGRVKQVRKDIARIKTIAAEKAAAKKA
- the rpsQ gene encoding 30S ribosomal protein S17, with translation MPKRVLQGTVVSDKNDKTVVVKVERRFTHPVMKKTVRMTKKYKAHDENNQHKVGDVVFIEESKPISKDKRWVVITETQAQ
- the rplN gene encoding 50S ribosomal protein L14; translated protein: MIQMQTNLDVADNSGARRVMCIKVLGGSKRKYASVGDIIVVSIKEAIPRGRVKKGDVMKAVVVRTAKDIRRPDGSVIRFDKNAAVLVDNKKEPVGTRIFGPVPRELRAKNHMKIISLAPEVL
- the rplX gene encoding 50S ribosomal protein L24, which produces MQKIRKGDKVVVLAGKDKGRTGEVLSVQPKDDTAIVRGVNQIRRHQKQTQNQEGGIITKEAPIHLSNLAIADPKDGKPTRVGFRVDGDKKVRFAKRSGEVING
- the rplE gene encoding 50S ribosomal protein L5; this encodes MAKAADYQPRLKKVYKETIRQALQEQFKYDNEMQIPRLDKIVLNMGVGEATGDSKKPSVAAEDLAMIAGQKPVITRARKSIATFKVRENMPIGTKVTLRKERMYEFLDRLVNIALPRVRDFRGLNPKSFDGRGNYAMGIKEHIVFPEINYDKVDQIWGMDIIVCTTAKTDDEARALLKAFNFPFRQ
- the rpsN gene encoding 30S ribosomal protein S14, with amino-acid sequence MAKTSSVEKNNRRRKLVDSYAAKRKALKDVVMDQSKSLEERFRAQLKLNELPRNSSKTRIRNRCEVTGRPRAVYRKLMMSRVALRELGNNGLIPGLVKSSW
- the rpsH gene encoding 30S ribosomal protein S8, with amino-acid sequence MSMNDPLGDMLTRIRNAVGRKKSKVSTPASKLRARVLEVLKSEGYIRDYSQTDFDNGKSEIEIELKYFDGVPVIREIARVSKPGRRVYVAAKSIPQVANGLGISILSTPKGVMADHEAREQNVGGEILCQIF
- the rplF gene encoding 50S ribosomal protein L6 — its product is MSRIGKKPVAVPAGVTASVNGQTVTAKGPKGELKFVVNDEVLVKLENGEIAVEPRDQSKTARSKWGMSRTQIVNILTGVKDGFERKLEITGVGYRAAMQGKNLQLALGFSHDVVYQTPEGITIATPKPTEITVSGIDKQQVGQVAAEIREYRGPEPYKGKGVRYAGEKIVRKEGKKK
- the rplR gene encoding 50S ribosomal protein L18, with protein sequence MADKQVVQKRAQRIRRQLKKVAGGRPRLSVHRSSKHIYAQVIDDAKGHTVAAASSLEKDLRGSLKTGADTAAAAAIGKLVAERAVAAGVKEVIFDRGAYIYHGRVKALADAAREAGLSF